A single genomic interval of Methylophilales bacterium MBRSF5 harbors:
- a CDS encoding acetolactate synthase 3 catalytic subunit (catalyzes the formation of 2-acetolactate from pyruvate, leucine sensitive) encodes MSARKFTGAEIVIHSLHKENTEFVFGYPGGAVLNIYDAIFQLKKFKHVLVRHEQAAVHAADAYSRSTGKVGVALVTSGPGATNAVTGIATAHMDSIPMVIISGQVPTHAIGQDAFQECDTVGITRPCVKHNFLVKKIEDIAPTIKKAFHIAKSGRPGPVVVDIPKDITAEESVFEYPSEIELRSYHPVEKGHQGQITKALELLISSKKPMVYTGGGVVLGDASEELTKLVKKLGFPVTSTLMGLGGFPANENQFLGMLGMHGTYEANMAMQDCDVLIAIGSRFDDRVIGNPDHFLSKPRKIIHIDIDPASISKRVKIDVPIVGNVKSVLEDMNEIYSTLEKNHDKKIQSDWMKTIYEWKAKKSLSYKNSDEVIKPQYVVEELHKVTNGDAFITSDVGQHQMWAAQYYPFNKPRRWLNSGGLGTMGVGLPYAMGAQLAHPEAQVACITGEASIQMCIQELSTCKQFHLPVKIINLNNRYMGMVRQWQEFFYGNRYAESYMDALPDFVKLAESYGHIGLQIEKPSEVTDALKEAFSEKNKERLVFLDFLTDQTENVYPMVPNGKGLSQMILSEDL; translated from the coding sequence ATGAGCGCAAGAAAGTTTACCGGAGCTGAAATTGTTATTCACTCCTTGCATAAAGAAAACACAGAATTTGTCTTTGGTTATCCAGGTGGTGCAGTTTTAAATATCTATGACGCCATTTTCCAATTAAAAAAATTCAAACACGTACTAGTTCGTCATGAGCAAGCCGCTGTGCATGCAGCTGATGCTTACTCCAGATCTACTGGAAAGGTAGGTGTAGCCCTTGTAACATCTGGTCCAGGTGCCACCAATGCTGTAACAGGTATTGCTACAGCCCACATGGATTCAATTCCTATGGTGATCATTTCAGGTCAGGTTCCAACTCATGCGATTGGTCAAGATGCTTTTCAAGAATGTGACACGGTTGGAATTACAAGACCCTGTGTCAAACACAATTTTTTAGTTAAAAAAATTGAAGACATTGCGCCAACAATTAAAAAAGCTTTTCACATCGCCAAATCCGGAAGGCCTGGTCCGGTTGTGGTTGATATTCCTAAAGACATCACCGCTGAAGAATCCGTCTTTGAGTATCCATCTGAAATTGAATTAAGATCATATCACCCAGTTGAAAAAGGCCATCAGGGTCAAATTACTAAAGCACTCGAATTATTGATTTCATCAAAAAAACCAATGGTTTACACTGGCGGAGGAGTGGTTTTAGGAGATGCTTCTGAAGAATTAACCAAGCTTGTTAAAAAGTTAGGATTTCCAGTTACAAGTACTTTAATGGGCTTGGGTGGGTTTCCTGCCAATGAAAACCAATTCTTGGGCATGCTTGGTATGCATGGAACCTATGAAGCGAACATGGCCATGCAAGATTGTGATGTATTAATTGCCATTGGTTCAAGATTTGATGATCGAGTTATTGGAAACCCAGACCATTTTTTATCAAAACCGAGAAAAATTATTCACATTGATATCGATCCAGCATCAATATCCAAAAGAGTAAAGATTGATGTTCCAATCGTTGGAAATGTCAAAAGCGTTCTTGAGGATATGAACGAAATTTATTCAACATTAGAAAAAAACCATGATAAAAAGATCCAATCTGATTGGATGAAAACGATTTATGAATGGAAAGCTAAAAAATCACTCTCTTACAAAAACAGTGACGAAGTTATTAAACCTCAGTATGTAGTGGAAGAACTACATAAGGTTACCAATGGTGATGCATTCATTACATCAGATGTAGGTCAACACCAAATGTGGGCTGCTCAATACTATCCTTTCAACAAACCTCGTAGATGGCTTAATTCAGGTGGTCTAGGAACAATGGGGGTTGGGCTTCCCTACGCCATGGGAGCACAATTGGCCCACCCTGAAGCTCAAGTTGCATGTATAACGGGTGAAGCATCAATTCAAATGTGCATTCAAGAACTATCTACCTGCAAACAGTTTCATTTGCCAGTAAAAATTATTAATCTGAATAACAGATATATGGGTATGGTCAGACAATGGCAGGAATTTTTCTATGGAAATCGTTATGCAGAGTCATACATGGACGCCCTTCCTGATTTTGTAAAACTAGCTGAATCATATGGGCACATAGGTTTACAAATCGAAAAGCCTTCAGAAGTTACTGATGCTCTGAAAGAAGCTTTTTCTGAAAAAAATAAAGAGCGTTTGGTTTTTCTAGATTTCCTTACTGACCAGACTGAAAATGTTTACCCGATGGTGCCAAATGGCAAGGGATTGTCTCAGATGATCCTATCTGAGGACTTATAA
- the mnmA gene encoding tRNA 2-thiouridylase (catalyzes a sulfuration reaction to synthesize 2-thiouridine at the U34 position of tRNAs), translating into MKKKNIIVGLSGGVDSAATAHILKQQGHNVRGLFMKNWEADDDDEYCSSKQDLIDAISVAEKIGIDIEVVNFAKEYKEKVFNLFIDGLKKGFTPNPDILCNSEIKFEAFLNHAMQLGADYIATGHYADVVEKDGLFYLLKGKDSTKDQSYFLHKLNQQQLSKSIFPLGKILKSDVRKIAKDNNLHNHDRKDSTGICFIGERPFAEFLNQFIPKNPGDIVTVDGKNIGKHNGLTFYTVGQRQGLGIGGTSSGSGEPWFVAKKDMKKNQLIVAQGKNHPALYHDAIEAEEIHTISNSFPIQRVIGAKIRYRQPDAACQINEINSDGLVSFFGQKQWAVTPGQYIVFYDSNICLGGAVIKSGFNSFQ; encoded by the coding sequence ATGAAAAAAAAGAACATTATTGTTGGTTTATCTGGAGGGGTTGATTCTGCAGCTACTGCCCATATTCTAAAACAACAGGGACACAATGTACGCGGTTTGTTTATGAAAAACTGGGAAGCGGATGATGACGATGAGTATTGTTCTAGTAAGCAAGACTTAATTGATGCCATAAGTGTTGCTGAGAAAATTGGTATCGACATTGAGGTTGTTAATTTTGCAAAAGAATATAAAGAAAAGGTATTTAATCTTTTTATAGATGGTTTAAAAAAGGGCTTTACTCCAAACCCTGATATTCTGTGTAACTCAGAAATTAAGTTCGAGGCTTTTTTAAATCATGCAATGCAACTGGGTGCTGATTATATTGCAACTGGGCATTATGCTGATGTTGTTGAAAAAGATGGTTTATTTTATCTTTTGAAAGGAAAGGACTCGACAAAAGATCAAAGTTACTTTTTACATAAACTTAACCAACAACAGTTATCCAAGTCAATTTTTCCTTTAGGAAAAATATTAAAATCAGATGTTAGAAAAATTGCTAAAGATAATAATTTACACAACCATGACAGAAAAGACTCAACAGGGATTTGTTTTATCGGAGAAAGGCCCTTTGCGGAATTTTTAAATCAATTTATACCAAAAAATCCAGGCGACATTGTCACAGTTGATGGGAAAAACATTGGCAAGCATAACGGTCTTACTTTTTACACTGTTGGTCAAAGACAAGGTTTAGGAATTGGCGGAACATCCTCTGGAAGTGGGGAGCCGTGGTTTGTTGCCAAAAAAGATATGAAAAAAAATCAGTTAATTGTTGCTCAAGGAAAAAATCACCCAGCCTTATATCACGATGCAATAGAAGCTGAAGAAATTCACACCATCTCGAATTCGTTTCCAATACAAAGGGTCATTGGTGCAAAAATTAGATACAGGCAGCCTGATGCCGCATGTCAAATCAATGAAATTAATTCAGATGGATTGGTTTCCTTTTTTGGTCAAAAACAATGGGCCGTAACTCCAGGTCAATATATTGTTTTCTATGACAGCAATATTTGTCTTGGTGGCGCTGTGATTAAATCTGGATTCAATAGTTTTCAATAA
- the pyrB gene encoding aspartate carbamoyltransferase catalytic subunit (catalyzes the transfer of the carbamoyl moiety from carbamoyl phosphate to L- aspartate in pyrimidine biosynthesis) produces MHNIQLKNGQLQHLLCIEGLSRKIIEDIFARADSFLDLENNNVKKTDLLNGQTICNLFFENSTRTRTTFEIAAKKLSADVINLNVSTSSQSKGESILDTINNLIAMHADMFVIRHNKSGAAHFIANHINKNIKVVNAGDGYHSHPTQGLLDAFTIRHYKKDFKKLKIAIVGDIKHSRVARSEINALSILGVPEIRVIAPQTLMPYGVKDLGVIPFDNLDHGVKDVDVIMMLRLQKERMDNALIPSQEEYFKTYGLTSKRVELANPDCIIMHPGPMNRGVEIESSVADSNKAVILPQVSFGIAIRMAVMSLLMEKK; encoded by the coding sequence ATGCATAACATTCAATTAAAAAATGGACAACTTCAACACTTGTTGTGTATTGAAGGACTATCAAGAAAAATTATTGAAGACATTTTCGCACGAGCTGATTCATTTTTAGATCTTGAAAATAACAATGTCAAAAAAACTGATTTATTAAACGGGCAAACAATTTGTAATCTATTTTTTGAAAATAGCACTAGAACCAGAACCACTTTTGAAATTGCAGCAAAAAAACTTTCAGCAGATGTTATTAACCTTAATGTAAGTACCTCATCACAATCTAAAGGTGAGTCTATTCTTGATACGATAAATAATTTAATAGCAATGCATGCTGACATGTTTGTGATTAGGCATAACAAGTCGGGTGCTGCTCATTTCATAGCAAACCATATTAATAAAAACATTAAAGTTGTTAATGCGGGTGATGGTTATCACTCACACCCAACCCAAGGATTATTGGATGCATTTACAATTAGACACTATAAAAAAGACTTTAAAAAATTAAAAATTGCTATTGTCGGGGACATTAAGCATTCCAGGGTTGCTCGTTCCGAAATTAATGCGCTGAGTATTCTTGGTGTACCAGAAATAAGAGTGATAGCTCCGCAAACTTTGATGCCTTATGGTGTTAAAGATCTTGGAGTAATTCCTTTTGATAATCTTGATCATGGAGTTAAGGATGTAGACGTGATCATGATGCTTAGGTTACAAAAAGAGAGGATGGATAATGCTTTAATTCCAAGCCAAGAAGAATATTTCAAAACATATGGTTTAACATCAAAAAGAGTCGAGTTAGCTAATCCTGATTGTATTATTATGCACCCAGGCCCAATGAATCGAGGGGTTGAAATTGAATCCTCAGTTGCAGACTCCAATAAGGCAGTGATCCTTCCTCAAGTCAGTTTTGGAATTGCAATTCGAATGGCAGTTATGTCTTTATTGATGGAGAAAAAATGA
- a CDS encoding 3,4-dihydroxy-2-butanone 4-phosphate synthase (bifunctional enzyme DHBP synthase/GTP cyclohydrolase II-like protein; functions in riboflavin synthesis), with amino-acid sequence MLDNIDSIIEDLKLGKMVVLVDDEDRENEGDLFIPADNVSPEIINFMAKFGRGLICLTLTEDKARQLNLPLMVQENEAKLGTNFTVSIEAADGVTTGISASDRSTTVKAAIHPSATKNSIVRPGHIFPLISHSGGVLYRAGHTEAGCDLSQIAGFQPYGVICEILNDDGSMARLDDLKDFAKKHHLKIGSIADLIEYRRKKEKLILRTEEDVVSTTFGEFKLITYKDKISNSIHLAFVKGEIDPNDDVMVRVHEPLTILDFIVKNDKHSWTPNEAFKKISKEKNGVMLFLNYGSSANLKKIGDLDQQPKNKENDLRNYGIGSQILVDLGIKNMKLLASPRKMPSMMGFGLEVKEFIEK; translated from the coding sequence ATGTTAGATAATATTGATTCAATAATTGAAGACCTTAAGTTGGGAAAAATGGTAGTCCTGGTTGATGATGAAGATCGGGAAAATGAAGGAGATCTGTTTATTCCAGCTGATAATGTGTCACCTGAAATTATCAACTTTATGGCCAAATTTGGTAGAGGATTAATTTGTCTAACACTCACTGAAGATAAAGCACGCCAGTTAAATCTGCCCTTAATGGTGCAAGAGAATGAAGCAAAACTAGGAACTAATTTTACTGTTTCCATAGAGGCTGCTGATGGAGTAACGACTGGAATTTCAGCTAGCGATCGATCTACTACAGTCAAAGCTGCGATTCACCCAAGTGCAACAAAAAATAGTATTGTTCGGCCTGGACATATCTTTCCATTAATATCACATTCAGGTGGTGTTCTATATCGAGCAGGTCATACAGAAGCTGGTTGTGATTTATCGCAAATCGCTGGATTTCAACCTTATGGGGTAATTTGTGAGATTCTCAATGATGACGGATCGATGGCTCGTCTCGATGATCTAAAAGATTTTGCAAAAAAACATCATTTAAAAATTGGCTCCATTGCTGACCTCATTGAGTATAGAAGAAAAAAAGAAAAACTTATTTTAAGAACTGAAGAGGATGTTGTTTCAACAACATTTGGAGAGTTTAAACTTATTACTTATAAGGATAAAATTTCTAACAGTATTCATTTGGCTTTTGTTAAAGGAGAAATTGATCCCAATGATGACGTGATGGTTAGAGTGCATGAGCCATTAACTATTCTCGACTTTATTGTAAAAAATGATAAACATTCATGGACGCCCAATGAAGCTTTTAAAAAAATTTCTAAAGAAAAAAATGGGGTTATGTTATTTCTAAATTATGGCTCCTCAGCAAATCTAAAGAAAATTGGTGATCTAGATCAGCAGCCAAAAAATAAAGAAAATGATTTGAGAAATTATGGAATTGGCTCTCAAATACTGGTTGATCTTGGTATAAAAAATATGAAATTATTGGCATCACCCAGGAAAATGCCTAGCATGATGGGTTTTGGTTTAGAAGTAAAAGAATTTATAGAAAAATAA
- a CDS encoding riboflavin synthase subunit alpha: protein MFTGIIKTIGKIISIKDIDTDIQLTIEYDGKFNIELGDSICVNGACLTVTHFTNNTLDFYLSQETLSKVVPFYLHQEVNLEESLKIGDKVGGHFVFGHIDSKAILKDIKKESDSQIWVMEIPSEFQKFIAVKGSVAINGVSLTVNKVDKKNFFLNLIPHTIEHTTFKNNKINDQLNFEIDMLARYALNG from the coding sequence ATGTTTACAGGGATTATTAAAACAATTGGTAAGATCATTAGTATCAAAGATATTGATACTGACATACAATTGACGATTGAATACGATGGAAAATTTAATATCGAGCTTGGTGATAGCATTTGTGTCAATGGGGCATGTCTGACCGTAACACATTTTACTAACAATACCCTTGATTTTTACTTGTCCCAAGAGACACTTTCAAAAGTAGTTCCTTTTTATTTGCATCAAGAAGTTAACTTAGAAGAGTCATTAAAAATTGGAGATAAAGTCGGTGGCCATTTTGTTTTTGGTCATATTGATTCAAAAGCTATCTTAAAAGATATAAAAAAAGAATCTGATTCGCAAATTTGGGTTATGGAGATTCCAAGCGAATTTCAAAAATTTATAGCTGTTAAAGGGTCTGTGGCGATAAACGGAGTTAGCCTAACGGTTAACAAAGTTGATAAAAAGAATTTCTTCCTCAATCTTATTCCACATACAATAGAGCACACAACATTTAAGAATAATAAAATAAATGATCAATTAAATTTTGAAATTGATATGCTTGCTCGCTATGCATTAAATGGATAA